From one Dermacentor silvarum isolate Dsil-2018 chromosome 3, BIME_Dsil_1.4, whole genome shotgun sequence genomic stretch:
- the LOC119445268 gene encoding uncharacterized protein LOC119445268: MHSESEQPRLGIVHVHCTCFRSQKKSGRPYNVQLSVQSATGVPRTTTCECPAGKSGACSHILAAVRLLALLKQQGFAEPPPELSCTELPQQWRRPRQKGIKPASVLDVDWRAPREGGVQLPVTARLSDASLDYQDEASQVAAIQSLGAELESLGDFPFAAVLLDVQAPLVKTKAGLAPADSPLTYQQSDRPHDFKTWMSSTIAPGAGTSCAVPRLALFTGAVQHTFPDVLTVDEQQILMHLQLAPEEAQDLEVNTRQQALSDRWHSARHHRLTASTFGRVIKRKEWTEKGLRNLLDPKDLSRVRAIQYGKKNESVAAERYATTMRAAGHNVTLQHCGLAVHPSCPWLGASPDRLAFDPEEGTYGVVEIKCPYSLKDSEANTVTTKNFCLTFVDDTPQLKRDDEYFYQVLGQMAVTECQWADFVVFSEKWIAVERIYFDQQKWDNVKAQLDDFFFTTALPYFAARNTAALL, encoded by the exons ATGCATTCCGAGTCTGAGCAGCCCAG ACTTGGTATCGTCCATGTGCATTGCACGTGTTTCCGAAGTCAAAAGAAAAGTGGCCGTCCCTACAACGTGCAGCTGTCAGTTCAGAGTGCCACCGGTGTGCCTCGTACCACTACCTGTGAATGCCCCGCAGGAAAGAGTGGAGCCTGCAGCCACATCCTTGCAGCAGTACGCCTGCTAGCCCTGCTGAAGCAGCAAGGATTTGCGGAGCCGCCACCAGAACTTTCCTGCACAGAGCTGCCTCAGCAGTGGAGACGCCCGAGACAGAAAGGCATAAAGCCTGCAAGTGTTCTAGACGTAGACTGGCGAGCCCCACGAGAAGGTGGTGTGCAGTTGCCAGTGACTGCTCGCCTTTCAGATGCAAGCTTGGACTACCAAGATGAAGCTAGCCAAGTAGCCGCAATCCAGTCACTTGGTGCGGAGCTAGAGTCACTGGGTGACTTTCCTTTTGCCGCTGTCTTACTGGACGTGCAGGCTCCTCTGGTGAAGACAAAGGCAGGTCTTGCTCCAGCAGACTCTCCACTGACATACCAGCAGTCGGACAGGCCGCATGATTTTAAGACGTGGATGTCGTCAACCATAGCCCCTGGTGCAGGCACTAGTTGTGCTGTCCCACGACTGGCGCTTTTCACTGGTGCAGTGCAGCACACATTTCCTGATGTCCTCACAGTTGACGAACAACAAATTCTGATG CACCTTCAACTTGCTCCTGAGGAAGCCCAGGACCTAGAAGTGAATACCAGGCAGCAGGCCCTGAGCGACAGATGGCACTCTGCACGACATCACCGCCTCACAGCGTCCACCTTTGGCAGGGTGATAAAGCGGAAAGAATGGACCGAGAAAGGACTAAGAAACCTCTTAGACCCAAAGGATCTGTCCCGTGTACGAGCTATACAATATGGAAAGAAAAATGAGTCTGTTGCTGCAGAGCGGTATGCCACTACAATGAGAGCTGCAGGACACAACGTGACCCTGCAACATTGTGGCCTTGCTGTGCACCCTAGCTGTCCATGGCTGGGTGCAAGCCCGGATAGGTTGGCCTTTGACCCCGAAGAAGGCACCTATGGTGTGGTAGAGATAAAGTGCCCCTACTCTTTAAAAGACAGTGAAGCCAATACTGTAACCACCAAAAACTTTTGTCTTACATTTGTTGATGATACACCGCAGCTCAAGAGAGATGACGAATATTTTTATCAAGTTTTAGGACAGATGGCTGTCACAGAATGCCAGTGGGCGGACTTCGTAGTTTTTTCGGAAAAGTGGATAGCTGTGGAGCGCATTTATTTTGATCAACAGAAGTGGGACAATGTTAAGGCACAGTTAGATGATTTCTTTTTTACTACAGCTCTGCCTTACTTTGCTGCTCGTAACACTGCTGCGTTGTTATAA
- the LOC119444213 gene encoding uncharacterized protein LOC119444213: MRNARRHLVHKLRVRSAILVAARKRADGARPALPARIHKPQIDPHRIAKMPTHCCVPWCKQRGPKDPDGNKVSYHRFPRDATLYKKWIIAIKRDEGKFFNVTKCTKVCSRHFLPSDFIPSVSCGNNLLRQTACPSVFSFGKMQQLRKPPKKRTSDSRSAHQIPDQATAQASTVEDSEARFFDDQSTDRSSAAAVGSDTPETEGDTTSCSPAAGTVPSLGGGEPVSEVERLEGVVATQGNEIDRLKYECEVLQEQLLQTKTEMHLSLQENHRLTTRLEETESLTSFCVEHFKHSNEDLLAYTGMPTYRHFLALMAYINPGKNGSNVLRNAGIKASGGRRRKLTVENELFLVLVRLRLGLFEHDLAHRFGITQSTVSRICVSWINFMYIRLCKLPLWASRAVIDATLPAAFSAYSTTRVILDATEIKCEVPSSLSLQSSSYSAYKSSNTFKGLIGVSPNGLVTFVSELYTGSISDREAVLKSGFLDLKFDGNDSVMADKGFLIEDLLARKNVKLNIPPFLHRNALSEQQVRETKEIASLRIHVERRIRRIKSFHIFDRPIPLTLAPIINQIWTVAAILTNFQSPLSKPSPPSRRQLAPPTELMDE, encoded by the exons ATGCGAAATGCGCGGCGCCATCTCGTGCACAAGTTGAGAGttaggtccgccatcttggttgCGGCGAGGAAGCGAGCGGACGGCGCAAGGCCCGCACTACCCGCACGGATTCACAAGCCCCAGATCGACCCTCACCGTATAGCTAAAATGCCGACGCACTGCTGTGTCCCCTGGTGTAAGCAGCGTGGACCCAAGGATCCAGACGGGAACAAG GTTTCGTATCATCGCTTCCCAAGAGATGCCACATTATACAAAAAGTGGATCATCGCCATCAAGCGCGATGAAGGGAAATTCTTCAACGTGACAAAATGCACAAAAGTGTGTTCAAGGCATTTCCTGCCATCAGACTTTATTCCCAGTGTATCCTGTGGCAACAACTTGCTGCGACAAACAGCCTGCCCCAGTGTGTTCAGCTTTGGCAAAATGCAGCAGCTTCGCAAGCCACCGAAGAAGCGAACATCAGATTCCAGATCAGCACATCAGATTCCAGATCAAGCTACTGCTCAAGCATCGACTGTAGAAGACAGTGAAGCAAGATTTTTTGATGACCAGTCTACTGATCGATCGTCTGCAGCAGCTGTAGGGTCCGACACACCTGAAACAGAGGGAGACACCACCAGTTGTTCACCTGCTGCTGGTACAGTCCCTTCATTAGGTGGTGGCGAGCCTGTCAGTGAAGTGGAACGTCTTGAGGGTGTGGTTGCCACACAGGGCAATGAAATAGACAGACTTAAATATGAATGTGAAGTCCTCCAGGAGCAGCTGCTCCAAACGAAGACAGAGATGCACCTCTCTCTCCAAGAAAATCACCGCCTCACTACACGTCTTGAAGAGACAGAAAGTTTAACAAGCTTTTGCGTTGAGCATTTTAAACACTCAAATGAGGACTTGCTTGCCTACACAGGAATGCCAACATACCGGCACTTCCTGGCATTGATGGCTTACATCAATCCTGGAAAGAATGGGAGTAACGTTTTGAGGAATGCTGGCATCAAAGCTAGCGGGGGCCGACGGCGGAAGCTGACAGTGGAGAATGAGCTGTTCCTCGTACTTGTGAGGCTTCGTCTTGGCCTCTTCGAGCATGACCTGGCACACAGATTTGGCATCACTCAATCAACAGTGTCACGCATATGTGTGTCATGGATTAACTTCATGTACATAAGACTCTGCAAATTACCACTCTGGGCATCAAGAGCTGTAATAGACGCAACATTGCCTGCAGCATTCAGTGCGTATTCAACAACAAGGGTTATTTTGGATGCAACTGAGATAAAGTGTGAGGTGCCCTCCTCACTGTCTCTCCAATCGAGCTCCTACTCTGCTTACAAGTCTTCAAATACCTTTAAAGGCCTCATTGGTGTTTCACCAAATGGCTTAGTTACCTTTGTGTCAGAGCTCTACACAGGTTCTATCTCGGACAGGGAGGCCGTACTGAAAAGTGGATTTCTCGACCTCAAGTTTGATGGAAATGATTCCGTCATGGCAGACAAGGGGTTCTTGATTGAGGACCTTTTGGCAAGAAAAAATGTCAAGCTAAACATTCCACCATTTCTGCACAGGAATGCCCTCTCTGAACAACAAGTAAGGGAAACTAAGGAGATTGCTTCATTGAGGATCCATGTAGAAAGGAGAATAAGGAGAATCAAATCATTCCATATATTTGATCGTCCGATCCCACTCACTCTGGCTCCCATAATCAATCAGATCTGGACTGTGGCTGCTATTCTCACAAACTTTCAAAGCCCTCTGAGCAAACCTTCACCACCAAGCAGGCGACAGCTGGCACCTCCAACAGAGCTAATGGATGAATAA